The DNA sequence TGTAAGGCGATAATTTCATCTGAATAACAAGAAGCAAAGTTAATATCATGAATAACAATAACAACGGTTTTACCTAATTCATCCGTAATTCGGCGTAGCATCTTCATAATCTGAACGCTATGTTTCATATCTAGATTATTTAATGGTTCATCTAAGAAGATATAATCCGTGTCTTGAGCTAAAACCATTCCAATAAAAGCACGTTGTCGTTGCCCTCCACTTAATTCATCTAAGAATTTATGTTGAATATCTTCTAGTTGCATATAGGCTAATGCCTCATCAATCTTAACCTGATCTTCTGATGTTAGATTTCCTTGACTATGTGGGAAACGTCCAAAGGCAACTAAGTCACGAATGGTTAAACGAACATTTAAGTGATTACTTTGTTTTAAGATTCCCATCACTTTTGATAATTCTTTTGTGTCCCATTTAGAAATCTCTTTTCCATCGATAAATACTTCACCTGAATCTTTTTTAAGCAATCGACTCATCATGCCGAGAACAGTACTTTTTCCTGCACCATTCGGACCTATAAATGAAGTAATTTTACCACGCTTGATTTGGAAAGAAACATTATTCACGACTGCTTTAGAACCATATTTTTTTGAAATATTTTTAACCTCAATCATAAACGTTCCTCCTTCAATAAGATATAAATAAAGTAAAGTCCACCGACGAAGTTAATAATAACCCCTATGGTTGTATTAAATTGGAATACTCGTTCGACTAAGAACTGCCCTCCAATTAAAGCTAATAAGCTAAGTAAGATAGACGTTGGAATGACGATACTATGACGATAATCTTTAATCATTTGATAAGCTAAATTCGTGACTAAAATCCCTAAGAAAGTAATAGGCCCTACTAAAGCTGTAGAAACAGAAACCAAGATG is a window from the Turicibacter bilis genome containing:
- a CDS encoding iron ABC transporter ATP-binding protein, producing MIEVKNISKKYGSKAVVNNVSFQIKRGKITSFIGPNGAGKSTVLGMMSRLLKKDSGEVFIDGKEISKWDTKELSKVMGILKQSNHLNVRLTIRDLVAFGRFPHSQGNLTSEDQVKIDEALAYMQLEDIQHKFLDELSGGQRQRAFIGMVLAQDTDYIFLDEPLNNLDMKHSVQIMKMLRRITDELGKTVVIVIHDINFASCYSDEIIALQDGEIAVTGTVNEIMQASTLSKLYDMEFNVQEINDKKICVYY